From Dasypus novemcinctus isolate mDasNov1 chromosome 8, mDasNov1.1.hap2, whole genome shotgun sequence, the proteins below share one genomic window:
- the ZNF782 gene encoding zinc finger protein 782 isoform X2, with protein MASVSFRDVAVEFTQEEWQHLGPAQRTLYRDVMLENYSHLVSVEHCQHEESIEKSPENQAKHWRQVLFTNKILTTEQENISGALCNLGINIFSSRMPCKCDIEGPTYLGINPFVSHCQYSREKANEFNVCEKWLLDINNGRTNTGKKCFHYNKNVNAFIHKEEVIQNQTIQNLGHAFEYTECGKAFLEKAALVASKSTHTKVKSYKYQEYGKNLCDKSTLFFSQNFPKQDKNHYEFNDCKCNENGSNFNTITQLLRIDKEWKNLSQKSHSREHERILIEVKPLQYRKSFSHGLALSVHQKTDTAEKSLDYNTCRETLSYQSAFSVHQRNHIRAKPYECKEFGKLYSMNSCPVQPLRSPPQAKPYECPECGKAFSEKSRLKKHQRTHTGEKPYKCDGCEKAFSAKSGLRIHQRTHTGEKPFECNECGKSFNYKSILIVHQRTHTGEKPFECNECEKSFSHISGLKNHQRTHTGERPYKCDQCGKAFKLKSGLRKHHRTHTGEKPYKCNQCGKAFGQKSQLRGHNRIHTGEKPYSCNQCGESFSQKSNLRVHQRTHTGEKPYKCDECGKSFRQKSNLRGHQRTHTGEKPYECNECGKAFSENSVLRKHQRTHTGEKPYNCNQCGESFSQKSNLRVHQRTHTGEKPYKCDECWKTFSQKSSLREHQKSHTGD; from the coding sequence aACACTGTCAACATGAGGAATCCATAGAAAAGAGCCCAGAAAACCAAGCCAAACACTGGCGGCAAGTTTTATTCACCAACAAAATATTGACTACAGAGCAAGAGAACATCTCAGGAGCACTGTGTAATCTGggcataaatattttttcttcaagaaTGCCTTGTAAATGTGACATTGAAGGACCTACTTACCTtggtataaacccatttgtctcaCACTGTCAGTATTCAAGAGAGAAGGCTAATGAGTTTAATGTATGTGAAAAATGGCTCCTCGATATTAACAATGGCAGGACTAATACTGGAAAGAAATGTTTCcattataataaaaatgtgaatgcCTTCATTCATAAGGAGGAAGTTATTCAGAATCAGACAATTCAGAATTTGGGGCATGCTTTTGAGTATACTGAATGTGGAAAAGCTTTCCTTGAGAAGGCTGCCCTCGTTGCATCGAAGAGTACCCATACAAAAGTGAAATCTTATAAATACCAGGAATATGGGAAAAACCTTTGTGATAAatctactctttttttctctcagaaCTTTCCTAAACAGGATAAGAATCACTATGAATTTAATGACTGTAAATGTAATGAAAATGGGAGCAATTTCAATACTATTACTCAGCTTCTAAGAATTGATAAAGAGTGGAAAAATTTAAGCCAAAAATCACACTCTAGAGAGCATGAAAGAATTCTTATAGAGGTGAAACCACTTCAATATAGAAAAAGTTTCAGCCATGGTTTAGCCCTTTCAGTACATCAGAAAACTGACACAGCAGAGAAATCCTTGGATTATAATACATGTAGAGAGACCTTGAGCTACCAGTCAGCATTCAGTGTACATCAGAGAAATCACATAAGGGCAAAACCCTATGAATGCAAGGAATTTGGAAAACTCTACTCTATGAATTCATGCCCAGTTCAGCCTCTGAGAAGTCCACCACAGGCAAAGCCCTATGAATGTCCTGAATGTGGGAAGGCTTTCAGTGAGAAGTCACGGCTAAAGAAACACCAGAgaactcacacaggagagaaaccctataaatgtgaTGGATGTGAGAAAGCTTTCAGTGCAAAGTCAGGTCTAAGGAtccatcagagaactcacacaggggagaaaccctttgaatgcaatgaatgtgggaaaTCTTTCAATTATAAGTCAATCCTTATAGTACATCAGAGGacacacacaggagagaaaccctttgaatgtaatgaatgtgagAAATCTTTCAGTCATATATCAGGCCTAAAGAATCATCAGAGAACACACACAGGGGAAAGACCATATAAATGCGAtcaatgtgggaaagctttcaaactgaAGTCAGGTCTAAGAAAACATCATAgaactcacacaggagagaaaccctataaatgtaaTCAGTGTGGAAAAGCATTTGGTCAGAAATCACAGCTCAGAGGACATAACAGAATTCACACAGGGGAGAAACCCTATAGTTGTAATCAGTGTGGAGAATCTTTCAGCCAGAAATCAAATCTCAGAGTACACCAGAgaactcacacaggagagaaaccatatAAATGTGATGAATGTGGGAAATCTTTTAGGCAGAAATCAAATCTCAGAGGACATCAGAGAACACACACAggggagaaaccctatgaatgtaatgagtgtggaaaagctttcagtgaGAATTCAGTCTTAAGAAAACACCAAAgaactcacacaggagagaaaccctataatTGTAACCAGTGTGGAGAATCTTTTAGCCAGAAATCAAACCTCAGAGTACATCAGAGGACTCACACAGGGGAGAAACCCTACAAATGTGATGAATGTTGGAAAACTTTCAGCCAGAAATCAAGCCTTAGAGAACATCAGAAATCCCATACAGGGGATTAA